The window ggtagACTTGGCTATAAATACTCTGAAGGCTGCTAAGCGCCTGCAGCTGTGGCCCAGAGGCTGTGGTGGGCTTTTAGGGGTGGGGGGAGTCAGGCGTGGTCTGAATCTCTTTGCTGAGCCCtcgggagggggaaggagggaagaaggcagCACAATTTGTGGAACAGACACAATCTGTTCTTAATTTAatgaggagagaggggaaggttTAAGCCGGGAGAGCTGGACAGCCCTCTGGGAGAATGATGGTCACCCTTTGGGGGAGAGGCACAGCAATGACACCATGAGAATGGTAGATATGCTCTGATCTGGGGAGGCAAGAATCTCGCACAGGTAGATATGCTCTACCTGCTCTGATCCGGGGAGGCAAGAATCTCCCACAGTTCCAATTTCCCACAGAATAAGGATCAGTCATGATTGTGAGAGCTGGGATCTGTGTATTTGGGAACTCATCCCTGAGGACCTGAGCAGGGGACAGTGGGTGCTAGTATTGGATGAGTTAGAGATTCCTGTGAAATTGCTATCTGATCCTATCAGCAGTCAAGAGATTTATACAAAAGGAAGTCCTGTGGGCATCCTTACTGCCCCTCCACTGTGAAATGCAGACTATCTACCCTTCACAAGAGGGCTTTACCACAGAAGCTCAGGCTTCTCTGCACAGGGAGCTTCCTGTGATTGCTGTCAGAGGTCAAAGACTATCTTACCTCAACTACTGTGTAGATGGTAAACTGAAGCCCAGAAAAGCAAGggacttgcccaaagtcataAAGGATGTTAATGACAGAATTGGAATAAAAAACCAGGTTCCCTAAATCCCAGGGGATGGGGTGAGGCCAAGAAGAGAACAAGAACTTAATTTGGGAGGGAGAgtaggaagagaggaaaagatttCTTTGTCACCTGCCTCAAGAGTATAGAGGTGAGGTGGGTAATGGCAAAGGCATCAGGCTGTAAGGGGCTGGGGAGACAGATTTGGGAACAGCTGCAAGGGTCAAACCAAGAGGAAATTTGAGCTCTGCGTGGTGTCAGCAGCAGGGATGGGCCAAGTAAGGGGCCTACTGGCCCTATACTCTCCTCCTACCTTAAAGCCCAGGCCACATCCAGGTTGGGCCTCAGCAGGCAAAGCTGGGGCATGTGCCAGTGAGTAGTGGCACAGGTGGCTAAGAGGGTAGGGAAGGCAGGAAACGGCAGCTGCCCAGCCTGCCCCAGCATAGCCCACATCCCACTGTCTGGAAAGTAGGGAAAATGTAACTGGTATGATCTGCCAAAGAGTTCTTGGGGTCTTCAAGCAACACATACCCCAGTGTCCCAACTCCCTTTTTCTCAGGGCCCAACTTACCATTAGAAGCATTATGTGCTCTGTGGGGGGTGCAGGAAGGGGACGACAACAGTCATAAGCTCAGGATCTTCTCTTTTGAGGGACAGTCCCAGTCAATGACATCTGGAGTCACATGGGATATGCCACCTGCCCTCAGGGTCTCCTGATAACTTTCTCCCACCCTGGGTATATCTGACACAGTAGGTCTGGCTCCAAATGACACCTTACCCTCAACCAGACCTAAAAGTATTGACTTAGAGCATTAGATGAGGACACCTGTGGGCTtgtcctcttccctctccctactAAACCCatacctattttttatttatttttttagttttcggtggatacaacatctttattttatttgtatatggtgctgaggatcaaacccagcaccccgtgcatgcagGCAAGCATGCtgccgcttaagccacatccccagcccaacacataCCTATTATATCCTTAAAAGGTCTGTCTTTCCTGTGGAAAATGTGGTTCCAACAATCAGAACCTCCTCCCGGGAGTTAAAGATCTCCTTGGTCTGAATGGGGATGGACACTTTCTCCCATTTCTGCCAGCTTCAAACTCAGAGAATTCTAGCTGAGATTCAGAGCCAGAACCAATGCCTTCTTACAGGCCCTCAGCTGGGCCTATGGGTCACTTAACCTGAGTCGGGGAAGGCTCATGTGGGAGTTGGGGACAGTGGAAATCTAGAATTTACTGGGCAGAGGAGGAGTAGGGCATTGCTGCGGCAGGTTGGACAAAGGAGTCACCCAGAGAGAGACAACTCATTTCTCACCATTCTTCCCCCATGGACATATCCCCTTTCCCCAGGAAAAGAAGGGCCAGGAAGTACAGAAGGGTCCAGCTGTGGAGATCGCAAAATTGGACAAACTGCTGAACCTGGTGAGAGAAGTGAAAACCTAAGGGCCTAGTCTCAATCCCTGACCCATTTCTTGCAGTCCTTGGGCTGGGTACCAGGGTGCCTATGCACCCAGCATACATGATTCTGCCCCTGATCGGGTCTCAGTATTTGCAGTTCTCATTCTGCTTCTGAAGGTCCTAGCACATTACTTCAGGATTTGACCCTTAACCACCATgaccctcctcttactgtgcaaAAATAAATCTGTCTGGAAGTTCATCCCATGCCTTTAATTTTGCTACCACAGGGCCCCCAGGAAGAGAAGAATCTCAAAGTAGAGCCATAGTTCCATTTATTATCCAGCAAACAGTGGGAGGACCAGGGGAGGAGCCCACCCTGGACACCCTCCCATTATTGCCATGGGTTCCAATTTGCTTTCCCAACCTAGAGGGCCCAAAGGTGCTGAACCTAGCGAAAGGGTAAATCCAGCCCTTGGCCCTTGGGATGGAGCAGAGTTCAGATGGCCCTGGCCCTAGCACCAACTCCTgaacccccaccccaggcctgtcTCTCTAGGGCCACCAGAGCCTCTCTTGGAGCCAGGCTGGCTAGACTCTGGGCTTCTGGGTCCAGCTGTAAACAAGCTGAACTCCAAGTTCTGGACCCCAGGCTGGCTGAACTCTGGAATCCTGATACCAGGATCTGAGTGGGGTAGACTTAGGTCCCAGGCTCCAGGGTAGGTCAAGGGCCTTCAGGGCTGCAGCAGGTAGCTGCCTTCATGGCTAGGCTTCTGGGGTGGTGGTGCCTTCTCAGGACAGGGGCCAGGGCTGGAATTAGGACTGGATTCAGAAAGAGAATCAACGTCGGCAGAACGAGAGTGGCAGGCCCAGCAGAGAATGAcccaaagcagcagcagcaagaagCCTACGAGGCCGTTGCAGACGATGGCGATGAGGGCCCCCTGGGAGATGGCTGCCCCCATGACGGGCAGTACCCTCAAATCAGTACAGACAGCGGAGCTGCCTCAATGGCAAGGCCCATGCCGAGGAGGAACTCCAATACGGCCGCTTTCCAAGGAGGCTGTCCTGTCTGCTCACTCAGTGTTTCCTGAGCAGTGGAGATGCCCACCTGCAGTCCTGAGCCTGGGGGCATAGAGCAAATAAGAGGGTGATGaggaaggagaggtgggaggggcccAGGCCAAGAGCTCCCCTCCCACATCTCTGACCTCCCTGGCAGAAAACCTTGGGTCCCATAAGGCTCAAAGACCTCACAGAGCCAACACCCCCATCCTCAGGCCTGGCTCTGGGCACCTGGTTGCTGGTGTAGCAGAGTGGAGAAGCTGGAGTAGGCATACCTCATTCTAAGAGGTGGTAGACACTGACTGGCCCTTCCCACCAAGCTTCCAGCCCTCAAAGGTACCCCACCAGTGGGTGGGACTAAGAGTCCTAGGCCCAGAATGAAGGGGACTGTGACCAGCTTTAGTGTGGTCAGGGCACCTCCTCTCAAGACTGCAGCCAGCCAGCCCAGGAGACCTGCAGAGGCGCCAGCTCACACAGAGGGAACTTTGTGGAGGCCCTGGCAGGCATGTGTGGGTTCTGTGTCTCCAAGGCTTTGTACCTAGGTGTGCCTCTCCATGGGACTTGTCTCTTTATGTcaggtgtgtgtgtctgggtgtgtggTTTTCCTACAGTTCCCCTGCTAGATAGGTGTCTCTCCTCTGCATACCTATATCTGGGATTGTGTGTGGCTGCCTGTCTCTGGGTAGCTCTCTTCACATCGGTGTGTCCCCATCTCTGAATGTCTGAGTGTCTCCTTTCTCTCCCAATCTGTTTCTGAGTATCTCTCTATCAGTCCCTGTGTGTGCCACTCTCTCTTCCCGGCTGTATCCCTCTGTCCTCGTGAACgtgtctctttcccttcttcGTGGGATCTGTCTTGGTGGTCTGTGCGTCTTCCGTGTGTCTCTCTTTGTGTCTGTCTCTCCTAGGGGCTGTGTCTCTTCCTCTCAGTCTCGGTTCTCTGCCCCGGTGCCCGCTGGGGGGGAGCCCCCCCTTACCTGAGTTGAGCCCGGTGCGCGCCCGCGGGAGAGTCCGGGGCAGCGGGATGCTCAGCGCAGATTAAGGCTCGGGAGCCTGCGGGCGGGGGGCGGCGGGCGGCTGGCAGGGACGACGTCCACTCCCCCGGCCCTCCCCCTTGGCCGCGCAGCCTCCGCCGGCCGCTCCCGCCGCGGCGCGACCGGGGCGGCCTCTGCCGCGGGCGGTCTGCGGCGAGCCGGCACCTCCTCCCCCTGGGGCGGCGCCTCCTCCGCGGCCCCGGCCGCTAGCTGACTCGCTCGGCGGCGCTCGGGCGGCGGCAGCGGGAGCTGCGCGGAGTTCGGCTGGGCTCGGCTGCGTTCGGCTGGGCTCGGTTTCGGCCGGCTGCAGTCGGCTAAGCTCGGCCGAGCTCGGCCGGCAGCAAAAACAGCGAAGGACCCCGCCTCCTGGGTGGCCGGCTGCCGGCAGCCCGCCGGGGGCGGAATCATCTCCACACCGCTGCCGCCGTTCAATTGGCTGGCCTCACCAAGTTCCAGCGCCATTGGTCGTGCGCTAGGGTGGGACAGGACCGCCCCTGGTGCAGGCGGGAGGGGCAGGAGGCGGCAGGAGGGCTGAATGGGCTGCTTGGTCTTGATCTGGCCTGGAGAGGGTGTAGGGTCGGGGCGTGGTCCACCTTCTAGCAGGGATTTCTTGCACCTTCCACATCTGGAAGAGCAACATCTCAACATCTGAGAAAGGCCAAGGCCTCTACATGCCCTACACCAGAGGAGACGCGCCCCACCAACCACTGGGGAGAAGTCTGACCCTGTCATCCAGAAGGCCCTATGTCTCCACACCTGGGAGGACAGTGATCTAGGAGGCCCACTATGATACTACCCATACTCCCGCCTGAGTGTGGACCCTGCATCCTCAGAATAGAGTATTTGTACTTGGCCCTGCATTTGGTGGTCCTAGGAGGTGATGTGAAGATCTCTGGCA is drawn from Urocitellus parryii isolate mUroPar1 chromosome 4, mUroPar1.hap1, whole genome shotgun sequence and contains these coding sequences:
- the Enho gene encoding adropin, with translation MGAAISQGALIAIVCNGLVGFLLLLLWVILCWACHSRSADVDSLSESSPNSSPGPCPEKAPPPQKPSHEGSYLLQP